The genomic segment ATTAAACTGAAACGTTTCCCCTTTTAAATTTTTGTAGGTAAGTGCAACACTTTGAGCTTTGATGGTAATCCCGCGCTCACGCTCAAGATCCATTTTATCCAAAAACTGCTCGCGGCGTTCGCGTACGGAAAGAGCTCCGGTAGCATCGAGAATACGATCAGCAAGTGTCGATTTGCCGTGATCAATATGGGCGATAATACAAAAATTTCGAATGTGTGATTGCACGGAGATAGGACTCTTGAATGGTTAAAAGCTATTGTTCATTTAAAACGATCAATGGTTCAACACCTTCACGTGTCCGGATTTCCTCCATATAATGTTCTGCATTTTCGCGAGATTCAAAGCCCCCAATACGTACCCGATACCATCGACCACGATCAGGAATATCTGCAATCATCATATAAGCAGCATAGCCCTTCCCTTTCCATCGATCAATCGCAGCGTTTGCTTCTGAAAGTTCCGAATAAGAACCGACCTGAACCGAATATTTAGCCGCTTCTGCGGATTTTACTCTTACCACCCCTTGCGGAGAGGCTGCGCCCTTTTCTGGGGTTGTACTCTCTTCGAATGGAGGCGGAGTTGAAGCTTCTTCTGCAAGAGTTGTTGTTTTTGATTCATCTTTTGTTTGAGGTGCAGAGTTTTTAACAGAAGGCGCTTCCTCAGTTACTACCTTACCGGTTTGATCGGTTCCAAGCATTTTTGCGATGCGTTCTTTTAATTCAGGAGTTTGCGCTTGTTCAATGAGAATTTTCGCCATTTTGGTGATTTCAGGATCCTGCGTTGTTTTTATCTCTGCCTCGTTTCTCTTTTCTTGATCAGAAAGAGACGCGGTCTCAAAACCCAAAAATTGACGCCCATAGCGAGCCCCTAAGTAAAAAATGAAAAAAAGTGTAAAAACTTCCAGCAATAACAGGGCAAAAAACTGGCCGAAGGTAAAACGACAAAAAAAGTCGCTTTCATCTTCTCTTCGTGGCCGTGGATACTCAGACATCATCTCTCCCCGTCATCTGTTCAGGCGCTTCAAGTCCTAAAATTCTGAAACCGTTTTGTATCACAATTTGAATATTTTTCAACAAATACAGGCTTGCGCCTGTTTTCTGGGTATTTCTTTGCAAAATACGATACCGTTCATCCTGTTTTGCCTTGCTATAATAGGATTGAAAGAGTTTTGAAAGCTCTAAAAGATAAAACGCAAGGCGATGCGGTTCAAGAAGTTGTGCGCTCTTTTGAATGATTTTTGGATACGACGCCAACATCTTCGTCAGCTCAATCTCTTCCGGAAGATCAAGAAGACGCACATCGACTTTTTCGAAGGAGAACTTCAGCTCGTCGGCTTTACGAAAAATACTGCAGATACGAGCATGAGCGTATTGAATATAATAAACGGGGTTTTCAGGCGACTCAGTTTTTGCGAGATTCAGATCAAAATCGAGCTGTGCGGTGTGAGAACGCATGAGAAAAAAATAGCGACAGACATCTTTTCCGACTTCAAGAAAAACATCACGCAACGTTTCATATTGCGCACTGCGCGTCGACATGGAAACCAGCTTCCCCTCATGAATCAAATTCACCAGTTGAATGAGAACAATATCGAAAGAGTCTTCAGAATATCCAAATGCCTTTACAGCAGCCTTCATGCGACTGACATATCCTCCATGATCAGCACCAAGAACATTCATAACGCGGTCAAATCCACGATCATATTTTTCTTTATGATACGCGATATCAGCAGCAAAATAGGTAAGCGACCCATCACTTTTCCGCAGGACCCTATCTTTATCATCCCCAAATTGAGTAGAACAAAACCATAGCGCTCCCTCTTTTTCGTACGTAAATTTTTTAGCGGCAAGAAAATCAAAGGTCTTTTGAATACTCTTTCGTTCGTGAAGAGTATGTTCATAAAAATAGGTGTCATGATTGACGCCGATATCCTTAAGATCACGCTTGATTCCTTCAAAAATCGAGTTCGCGGCATACGTTGAACATATCTGAATCGCCTCTTTTTCAGAGCGCTTGAACACATTATCTCCCTGTAATTGATAAAGTTCTTCTGCAAGAGTGCGAATGTAAGTTCCTTGATAATAATTTTCTTTAAAATCAACAGTTTCTCCCTTAATTTCTCGAAGTCGCATGAGAACTGAACATCCCAGTGTCTCCATCTGAATTCCGACATCATTCAGATAATATTCTTTGGTCACGTTATATCCCATCGCTGTGAAAAGGTTGGCAAGAACATCACCATAGACAGCTCCCCTTCCATGACCAATGTGAAGAGGCCCCGTCGGATTTGCGCTCACAAACTCAACCATAAAATGCTTTTTTTGTTTAAAGCTCTGCGTTCCATAGGTCTCTTTTTGCGTGAAACAGTCATGGAGAAGTTCCAAAAAATAATGAGGATGAATGGAGAAATTAATAAAGCCAGGACCGGCAATATCGACACGCTGAATGAAATCTTCCTGGGACAATTCCTTTACAATTTTCCCCGCGATGTCGCGCGGAGACTTTCCTTCCCCCTTAGCCTGCATAAGCGCGAGATTTGTGGCAAAATCTCCGTGGGAAGCCATCTTGGGTTCTTCAAGCTCAACTCTTTCAGGCAAAAGAGAAAGTTCACCATTTTGAATGCAGCGCTCGTATGCTTCTAAAAGAAATTGTCTGAGTTTTTGTTCAATCATTCTTTTTCCCTACGACGACACGCACAAGCTCATCAGGATGAAGATAGGTCTGCGAAACACGAAGAATATCTTCTTTGGTCACGCTTTGAAGCGAATCTCGAAATTCTTTCCAATAATCGTCTGGATAACCGTAAAAACGAAAAAGCGCTCGTTGTTCAACAACGCGAAAAGCGCTATCAAATGAAAAAATCTGCTGATTCAAAAGTGATTTCTTTGCAAAAGCAAGCTCAAGATCTGAAACACCGCCTCCTTCATGAAGGCGTCGAATATGGGAAGTGATCGCTGCAATTGCCTCTTCGGTTGATTCTGATTTGGTGGCAAGACGAACTTCAAAAAGACCGTAATCGGTTTCGGGACTAAAACCACTTGAGACATAATAGACAAGTCCTCGTTGACTTCGAATTTCCTCCACCAGTCGACTTTTAAAAGCCCCTCCTAAAATATAATTCATCAGGAGAAGAGCATACTTATCAGGATTCGTTCGTTTTACTCCCAGATGACCGAGATGGATATACGATTGCGTAAGATCTTTCTCGATCCATAGATCGCGAGCCTTAAATTGCAACGGAGTTTCTGGAACAACGGGAAACGTGAAAGGCAAAGAGGATACTTCTTGCATCCATTGCTCGAGCATCGAGATCACCTTCTCCGTCGAAAAATCTCCTGCTATTGCCAAAATAATATTTTGAGGGCGAAAAAAAGTAGCATGAAAAGTTTGAGCATCATTCCGCGTTAATTTTTTAATGTCTTCTTCGACAGGCTCTCGTGCCCATGGATTATCCGCTCCATAAATCAATTTTCGAATTGCCTTGGCGGCAACCGTTGCCGGGTCATCGCGCTCCCGTCGGATATCCTCTAGCAAGTTATTTTTCACAATATCTAAACGATTGGGATCAAAACGAGGTCGCAAGAGCATTTCGATAAAAGAATGAATTCCTTCTTCAAGATGATCTGACAGCACCTGCAGAGAGGCCTCGCCCTTTTCGCGATGAATTTCGGTTTCCATCACAATGCCAGAGTCATCGAGTTTTTTGTCGAATTGAGAAGGTGAAAAAGCACGCGTTCCACCGCTTCTCATAAAACGTCCTACAAAACGAGCAAGACCCCTTTTGGATGGAGATTCATAAATACTCCCCACATGCGTCATTGCTGAAATGGTGACGAGCGGCAACGTATGATCTTCCAACAAAAAACAGGTCATTCCGTTCTTGAAGGTGACCTCTTTGACTTCTGGCACAATGAGTTTCGGCATTTCTGTCGGTTCAAGACGCTTCACCATCCGTTGCTTACTGCAACAGACCAAAAGAAAGAGAAGACTAAAAAAAAAGAGTGGTTTTTTCTTCATAAACCCTTCCCTTTTTGTACTCGCTCAACCACGACCTGGTTTTCATTCACAAAGTAATGACGGGAAACTCTTCGAATATCTTCTGCGGTAACTTTTTTTAATTTTTCAGGATAATCAGCAAGAAGCGTCCAATCCCCAAACAGTGTTTCAAAACTTGCAAGAGCTCGAGCTAAACTTAAATTTGTTTCAAGCGCATACACAAAATGAGCTCGCGACATCGTGATCACTCGCAGAAGCTCTTCTTTACTCACTAATTCCTCTTTCAATTTGACTAATTCTTTTGAAAGACTTGATTCGATGAGCTCAAAAGAGACGCTTTCCAACGGCTCGATCCAAAAAACAAAAAGATTTGGCAATCGAACACCAGGAAAATCTCCATAACAATTCACGGAACGTGCAATTTTTTCTTGCACGACGAAACGTTTGTGCAAACGAGAAGACCGACCTTCGCACAAGAGCACTGCAATAGCGTCAAAAACATATTCATCTTCATGAGGAAGCGTTGGTTTATGGAAACCAAGAGTCAAAAACGGTTGCGCATCAAATTCCACACGAGCTCGACCATGATTTGGAATTGATTCGGGAGGATTTGAATTCACCGATCCAGAGGGCAAAGACCCAAAATAATGGGCGATTGTTTCTTTTGCTTTTGGAAGATCGATATCTCCCACCAATACTCCGACCATATTTTTACCGAGATAATTTTTTTGATGAAAGTTTTTTGCGTCTTCGTCGGTTAAAGAGCGAACATCTGATTTAAATCCAATTGTGCTCCAATGATAGGGTCCGCTGCTAAATGCAGTATTCACCAGTTTTTCAAGCATTATTCCATCAGGACTATTTTCATTGCTTAAACGAAGCTCTTCCAGAACGACATCGCGTTCCACATAAAAATCCCGAAATACAGGATCAGAGACCATTTGTGAAAAGATAAAAGCCCAGAGATCTAAACCATTCGAAGGCATGCTGGCATGATATGCCGTAACATCTTTTGATGTGAACGCATTTAAATGAGCAGCCCCATGTTGCGTCATAACTTCCCAGATTTCATTCGGAAGCCGGTATTGCCGCGCAGACGCCGTGAGATCAGCCACTTGCTGTTTGATTTCCTGCTGTCGAGCTTTCTGACCTGGATCATCTTGGATGCGCGTCAGTTCTCTTCCTAAAGAATTAATTTTATTCAAAAATGGCTTTTCTTTGGAAAAATCGTGAGTTCCAATCTGACGCGAACCTTTAAGCGCCATATGTTCAAACATATGTGCAAGACCTGTTTTCCCCTGCTCCTCTTCGATACTCCCGACACGCACCATCACGATGCCGGAAAAAACAGGGGTCTGCGGTCGCACGACAAAGAACCATCGCATTCCGTTCGAAAGTTCATACTCGACGACTTGTTCGCGGAGCGAAGCAGAAAAAAGAATCGAAGGTAAAAGAAAAAAAGAAATAAGAATGAAGAGAAAGATTTTTTTGATCATAAAAAATTTTTATCCAAAAAAAACAAATGAACGAGGCTAACTTACTTGACTTCGCGGAAAAAACAAAATAATTTCTACTTCCCGACGATGGGGGATTCGGGAGATCCGGAACGAAGTTGCCAGTACCCAATACATTTCGAAATAAGTCGAGCGACAAGAAAATCAGAAGCATGACGACCTGGAGTCGGAAGCAGTTCCACGAAATCCATACCGACAACGTTTTTCTTTTCCATTAAAAGTCGAACAAAGGTGGTGACATCCCACCAGGTAAGTCCACCTGGCTCTGGAGTGCCAGTCTCTGACATGATCGAACTATCAAAAACATCCACGTCGACCGTCAAGTAGACGTCATCTGTGGTGATATCATCGAGAGTTCGACGCATCCATGTTTTATGATCATGCAATTCATACGCAAAATAGACAGGGAGCTTATCGCGCTTGACCCAAAGAGCTTCTTCTTTTGAAAGACTTCGAATGCCAATTTGAACAGCTGGAAAATCTTCACGCACCCGAGCCATCGCACATGCGTGAGAATATGGCGTCCCTTCATATTCTTGACGAAGATCAGCATGAGCATCGAGTTGAACCACAGTCAATTTTGGATATTTTGTAGCGACTCCACGCACTGCAGGAGGCGTAATACTATGCTCGCCTCCAAGAACAAGAGGAAAGCGATTTGCTTTTACCGTTGCAGCAACAGCATTTTCTATGAGTTGCATTGATTGTTCGACGGTACGATTTTTAAAGTCGAGCATATCTCGAGTTGTAATCCCCACTCGCGCCGGTTCAAAATCAAGTTCTTCATCGTAGAATTCTACTTGAGCAGATGCTTCGAGTATTGCCAAAGGAGCGTTCGCGGTTCCTTGTGCATAGGAAGTCGTTGCCTCAAAAGGAACAGGAATCACTTCGATCCGTGGATTCTCTGGACGCTTTTCAGGATCGATCCCTAAAAACGGCGGCGTTGTGTGATGAGATGCCATTAGGGAATAAAAATAGCTCCAGCAACGACACTGGTCCAGAGAGCATTTTTATCGCCTACAGCGGATTGAGTCACGTTGAGAGTTTTTACAATCTCCCCGGAAATGGTCCACGTTCCTTTGCGTTCATTCCATGCTTTATCCGCATCAAAGGAGAGACCTAACGTCGTTGCGAGCATTTCAGCGGCAAGGTCTTCTGCATAATCGCCCGCTTGTTTTTCTGTTTGTCCATTTCCCTTATGTTCTGAAAGATAGCCATGATGACTTGAATCTTTAGGAATGGCGATGCCCACAGAAGCAGCGATCAAGCGATGGGGTTCATTGGTAGCATGATCATAAAGGACGCAATGTACGATTTGTCCTGGCTGAAGCTGAATCGTTCCTTTGTTTCGGGGAAGAATCTTACAATATGGAGGCAAAATACTCGAAACCCGTACCAGATTGTATTGAGCGATACGAGCATCGCGAAGAGCCATTTCGAAACTTTGCAGTTTTTCTCGATGTCGTCCGACACCTTTGGTTAAAAACATCTGCCGAGGAACATATCCAGACATGAAAAATCTCCTTTCACCTAAACATTCTTTGCGCGGGTATCATATCTTTTTCTGAGGAACAAGAAAAAATAAAAGAATAAAAAAGCCCCCCAAGATTCGTGGGGGGCTTTTCGTGTTCCCTGTTTCTTAATGCTTTGTCTTCTTCTTACCTCTTTTTTTTGTCTTACGTTTTGATTTCTTCTTGCCCTTCTTCTTTGTTGCCTTCATACCTTTTCTTTTCTTTACCATTTCCCCCTCCTTAGATGTGGAAAGTTGTTTGCTCAACCATCGACTGAAAAAAATTTTACGCAATTTAGAGCACATAGTCAAACTTTTTTTATTCAATTCGACTAAAATGATATATAATTTTGGATCATACGTTGGGTGAAATATTTTTTTTCCCGCGAAGAATGCGAAGAGCAACACATGCTGCACCAAAACCATTATCAATGTTCACGACACAAATACCTTCCGAACAACTGTTGAGCATGCCGAGTAACGCAGTAATGCCGCCAAAATTTGTTCCGTATCCAACAGAAGTGGGAACCGCAATGAGCGGAGCCGGAGTAAGTCCACCAACAACAGAAGGAAGTGCTCCCTCCATACCTGCAACAATAATAATTGCATCCGCGTGACGACATTTTTGAATTTCAGTGAGAAGCCGCGGCAATCCTGCAACACCCACATCATAATAACGCGTGGCTTCAACACCAAAATACCGAGCCGTACGCCACGCCTCCTCTGCCACCGGAATATCGGCAGTCCCTGCACATAAAAGAGCTAAGTTTC from the Deltaproteobacteria bacterium RIFCSPHIGHO2_02_FULL_44_16 genome contains:
- a CDS encoding arginine--tRNA ligase produces the protein MEQKLRQFLLEAYERCIQNGELSLLPERVELEEPKMASHGDFATNLALMQAKGEGKSPRDIAGKIVKELSQEDFIQRVDIAGPGFINFSIHPHYFLELLHDCFTQKETYGTQSFKQKKHFMVEFVSANPTGPLHIGHGRGAVYGDVLANLFTAMGYNVTKEYYLNDVGIQMETLGCSVLMRLREIKGETVDFKENYYQGTYIRTLAEELYQLQGDNVFKRSEKEAIQICSTYAANSIFEGIKRDLKDIGVNHDTYFYEHTLHERKSIQKTFDFLAAKKFTYEKEGALWFCSTQFGDDKDRVLRKSDGSLTYFAADIAYHKEKYDRGFDRVMNVLGADHGGYVSRMKAAVKAFGYSEDSFDIVLIQLVNLIHEGKLVSMSTRSAQYETLRDVFLEVGKDVCRYFFLMRSHTAQLDFDLNLAKTESPENPVYYIQYAHARICSIFRKADELKFSFEKVDVRLLDLPEEIELTKMLASYPKIIQKSAQLLEPHRLAFYLLELSKLFQSYYSKAKQDERYRILQRNTQKTGASLYLLKNIQIVIQNGFRILGLEAPEQMTGRDDV
- a CDS encoding agmatinase, with the protein product MASHHTTPPFLGIDPEKRPENPRIEVIPVPFEATTSYAQGTANAPLAILEASAQVEFYDEELDFEPARVGITTRDMLDFKNRTVEQSMQLIENAVAATVKANRFPLVLGGEHSITPPAVRGVATKYPKLTVVQLDAHADLRQEYEGTPYSHACAMARVREDFPAVQIGIRSLSKEEALWVKRDKLPVYFAYELHDHKTWMRRTLDDITTDDVYLTVDVDVFDSSIMSETGTPEPGGLTWWDVTTFVRLLMEKKNVVGMDFVELLPTPGRHASDFLVARLISKCIGYWQLRSGSPESPIVGK
- a CDS encoding arginine decarboxylase, pyruvoyl-dependent; protein product: MSGYVPRQMFLTKGVGRHREKLQSFEMALRDARIAQYNLVRVSSILPPYCKILPRNKGTIQLQPGQIVHCVLYDHATNEPHRLIAASVGIAIPKDSSHHGYLSEHKGNGQTEKQAGDYAEDLAAEMLATTLGLSFDADKAWNERKGTWTISGEIVKTLNVTQSAVGDKNALWTSVVAGAIFIP